The nucleotide sequence ACATATTATACAACACGTTTGGGAAAACACACATGAACAAATTCAAGACATCCGAAATCAAACCGTTGTAGCATTAGAAAAAAACAATATTCAATTGCCTTTTAAAGCAGCTGCTGAATATCTAATGGACGATCAGTTTGTAAAACTTTTTCAATCAAACGACCTTCTAACTCTTAAAGGGAAACATGTATTGGTCGAGATGTCCTATATTAATGCCCCTATTCAATTATATTCTATTTTATTCGACTTACAAGTAGCGGGTTATATTCCGGTTTTAGCACATCCTGAACGCTATTTATTTTATCATAAAAACAAAAATGAATATCAAAAACTCAAGAGAGCTGGTTGTAAATTTCAACTGAATATCTTGGCAACAGTAGGTTATTACGGAAAAGAAGTCACTATTCAAGCTGAAGAACTCCTTCAAAAAGGAATGTATGACTTTGTGGGCTCTGATGTTCATCATTCAAATCATATTAAAGCCTTTGATCAAAAATTAAAAATCAAAGACTTAAACCCCCTAAAAGAAATCATCGCTAACAATCAATTTTTTAAATTAGATTAATAAAACTATCTAATAAACAGCGTTAAGGTAGTCCCCTTTTAGAACAAAATCATATTACAAACCTCTCTGTCAGACTGAGCCAAGCCTGCCCTGAGTGTATCGAAGGGTCGAAGTCCCTTTTTAGAACAAAACTTTATCGGAACCTTCTCTGTCTGACTAATTTAAATCTTCCTTGAGTTTATCGAAATACCATTTAAACACCAAAGAATAGTTTTCATAAAACAATATAATAAACAATGTTAAAGGAAAATAACTAGACTTCGACAAGCTCAGTCTGACAATAGTGGAATTAAATTTACCATAACGTCATAACCTTCTAAAGTACGAAGTCACTATTTACAACAAAATCGTAATTGCAAACCTCTTTGTCAGACTGAGCCTGTCGAAGTCCCCTTTGAGGACAAAATCATATTTGCAAACCTCTTTGTCAGACTGAGCCAAGCCTGCCCTGAGTGTATCGAAGGGTCGAAGTCCCTTTTTCAACAAAACCATATTAAAAACCTATTGTCAGACTGAGCTAAGCCTGCCCTGAGTGTATCGAAGGCTCAAAGTCCACCATGAATAACAACTTATTACAAGCTTGTGGAAGAATCATCTTTTCCGTATTCTGTATAATTTTTAGAATATCTCACTAATTTATCCCAATCTTCATCAATTAATGCTTGCTTTTTTCTTCTACTCCAACCTTTTATTTTCTTTTCAATCATAATAGCTTGTGTAGGTTCAGTAAACATTTCATACCAAACTAATTCTACAGGTCTTCTTTTAAAAGTATAGGAATCTTTATTAAATCCTACATTATGTTCGTATAATCTTCTCTCTAAATCATTTGTTATTCCTGTATAAAAAGAATCGTCAGCACATTTTAAAATATAGACAAAATATGTTTTCATAAAACAATATAATAAATAATGTTAAAGGAATTCAACTGGACTTCGACAAACTCAGTCTGACAATTGTGGAATTCTATTTATCACAACATCATAACCCTATAAAGTTTGAAGTCCTTACAACGACAAAATCATACTTACAAACCTCTTTGTCAGACTGAGCTAAGCCTGCCCTGAGTGTATCGAAGGGTCGAAGTCCCATTTTAGAACAAAACTTTATCGAAACAATCTTTGTCTGACTAATTTAAATCTTCCTTGAGTTTATCGAAATACCATTTAAACACCAAAGAATAGTTTTCATAAAACAATATAATAAACAATGTTAAAGGAAAATAACTAGACTTCGACAGGCTCTGTCTGACAATAGTGGGATTATATTTATCATAACTCCCCAATCATCTAAAGTTATATGTCATTATAACAACAAAATCATATTACAAACCTTTTGTCAGACTGAGCCTGTCGAAGTCCCTTTTTTAACGAAATCATACTTACAAACCTCTTTGTCAGACTGAGCCAAGCCTGCCCTGAGTGTATCGAAGGGTCGAAGTCCCTTTTGAGAACAAAACGATATCGAAACATTCTTTATCTGATTAACTTAACTCTTCCTTGAATAGATCGAAATACCTTTTAAATACAAAAAAATAATGTTCATAAAACAATATAATAAACAATGTTAAAGGAAAATAACTAGACTTCGACAAGCTCTGTCTGACAATAGTGGGATTATATTTATCATAACTCCCCAATCATCTAAAGTTATATGTCATTATGACAACAAAATCATATTACAAACCTTTTGTCAGACTGAGCCTGTCGAAGTCCCTTTTTTAACGAAATCATATTTACAAACCTCTCTGTCAGACTGAGCCAAGCCTGCCCTGAGTGTATCGAAGGATCGAAGTCCCTTTTTCAACAAAACCATATTAAAAACCTATTATCATACTGAGCCAAGCCTGCCCTGAGTGTATCGAAGGGTCGAAGTCCTCTTATAACGAAATCATATTTGCAAACCTCTCTGTCAGACTGAGCCAAGCCTGCCCTGAGTGTATCGAAGGGTCGAAGTCCCTTTTTAGAACAAAACTTAATCTAGTCTCTTTAGAAAAAACAAAAAAGTTTACAAAGAATATTTGATTTTCTATGTAAACTTTATTGTTTATAACAACTGTAGTTATTATTTCTTTAATTTCTTATACCAAGGTTCATTTTGAGCATGAACACCATAACCATAACTATAGCCATAGCCTTTTGATGAATCGGTATCATTCAATAGCATACACATATTAGGTAATTTATTGTCTCTGTATAACGTACTTGGAATATTCAACATACGTTTTTCTAATACATTAGCACGAACAACATAAACAAAACAATCAGCATGTTTTGCAATTAACAAGGTATCCGTTACCAAACTTACAGGGGCTGTATCTACAATTATATAATCGTACTGTGCTTTTAAAGTTTCAAATATAGTATCTACCCTACTGCTCATTAACAATTCAGCCGGGTTTGGCGGAATAACTCCTGAAGGCAATACATAAAAATTATCATATCCTTCTTGTTTCACAACCAGGCTATTCAAATCAATATTTTTATCACTTAAGAAATTCGTTACCCCTCTTTCTGGCAATGTCAAATAATCATCAATTCTTGGATTACGAATATCCATACCAATCAACAATACTTTTTTACCTGATAAAGCAAAAGTAGCGGCTAAATTAACCGAAACAAAGGTCTTTCCTTCCTTAGGAAATGTTGACGTTAAGAATATCGTTTTAGCTTTATCATCACTTGCTTTACTAATCATGAACTCTAAATTCGTACGGATGATACGCAATGCCTCGGCCGAACTAGACCTGCTACCCGTATTCATCACCTCGTGATCAGATTCAGATGTAGGCAAATCTCCAATAAACGGAATCAATGTTTTCCCCTCGATATCTAAACGCGTTTTTACTTTTGTATCCAATAAATCAATCAAATACAAAATACTAAACGGAATCAATAATCCTAAAATCAATGCGACTAATGTAATCATTGCACGCTTAGGGAAAACCGGTTGTTTCTGTGCTTTGGCAGCATCAATTACTCTTGCATTTGGCTCAGTAGCAGACAAGGCAATTGCCGTTTCTTCACGCTTTTGCAACAAATACAAATAGAGTTCTTCCTTAACTTTTTGTTGTCTTGCAATGGCTCTAAACTGTCTTTCCTGAGAAGGGATTTTTTTGATTCTATTATCGATTAAGCCCTCTTGATTGTTTAAATTTCTTTTTTGAATCGTCAAACTAGAACGCAAACGCTCTAAACTAGAAATGACATTCGCACGAAGCGAAGCAATTTGCTGATCCAACTTAATAACAGTAGGATTTTCAGCTGTGGCTGACTTTAATAATCGGTTGCGCTCTAACACCAACTCATTATAGGAATCCACCATCGTACTTGAAGACTCATCCTTTGAAATCATATTAGAAGGTAATAAATCTGAATTATTACTCTTTTTAATAAAATCTAACATCGAATTGGCCACGTTTAACTGAATCTCAGTTTCAATACCTTTTTTATCATATTCACTAGAACCCTCTATAAAAAGTTTTGCCTCTGATTCAATATCTGTTAAACGATTTGAAGTTTTAAAACTTTCGCCATCTTGTTCTACCCCATCCAATTCTTCTGCAATCAGAGCTAATCTTTTCGCAATAAATTTTGACGTATTACCCGATATTAAATTTTTATCTTCAACCGCATTGTTATTATAAATGCGAACTAGATTATCTAAAAATTGCTCCGACTTTTCAACTACTCCATCAACCAAAGACAGCTCTAAAACACTACTTTGCTTGCTCACAGGATTTACTTTGAGTTGACTTCTAAATCCCTCGGCTACATCAGCGATTGGGTTTAATCGAATAAAAATTTCTGACTCACCATCCCATAAATTATTCGTGGAAAAATGTTCAACCGATTTATCAATAACTAAATCACCACAACTAGTAGGTATCGTTTCACCAAAATGGTACTCTTTTTTAGAATTTACAAGTATTAAAGGACGATCTTCGACCACTTTTTCTATCAATGAAAAACTATTATTGCCCGTTTTCAAAAAAACTAGCTCAGCTTCTGACTCGTAATATTTAGGTTTTCTATTTTCAAAACGTACTAAAATTGGAGCTTTTGAATACAATTCTCTTGTTACAAATTTCTTTTTTGCAAACAACGACACATTCAAATCTAATTCATTAACCGTACTTTCAACAAGTGTTCTTGAACGTAAAATTTCAATTTCGTTATCGATGTCATTTTTAATTCCACCTCCAAATCCCATATCGGAAAAAGCAGACAATTCAGACAACATACTGTTTTTATCCTCCTTTACTAAAATAGTAGTATTGGACTGGTATTGCGGTGTTGCTAATTTTAAATATACAAAAGCTAATGAAAGGCAAATGAAAACACTTAACAAAAACCATTTCCAATGTGAAGCATATTGATCAATGATTACTCTTAATTGAAAATCATTCTCCGTTTCTTCGTTTAACAGATTATTTTGCATGAAAAGATTATTTTGTAATAGAAATAATTAAGGTAATTAAGGAAACCAATATAGAAGTAGCAGAAATTATCACTCCTGTATCAGGTCCAATTTTTGAAGCATTTATTTTGGACCTATTCGGCTCTACATAGACCACATCATTTTGAGCCAAATAATAAAAAGGCGAATTCACAATGTCAGCTTTGGTTAAATCTACTCTATTAAAAGTTTTTTTACCATCAACTTCTCTAATCACTAAGATATTATCCCTTTTTCCGTAAATAGTTAAATCTTTGGCCATACTTAAGGCTTCTAACAACGTCAATCGCTCCGAATTAATAGTAAAAGTTCCTGGAGCTACTACTTCTCCTTGTACAGAAACCTTAAAATTCATGATGCGTAAATTTACGATAGGATTTTTGATATAGGTAGCGATTTTTTTAGTAAGCATACTAACTACTTCCGTTCTCGTTTTACCACTAACTTTTTGCTTTCCTAAGACAGGAAAATCAATTGTACCTTGAGAATCTACTAAATACAATTGTGAAGATTGTTGCCCTATTAAATCCTGAGCAGTAGGACTAACAACATTTATAGCCTTCAAATTAAAAGGAGCGGCTACTTCTGGGTCCTCAGCGGAAACGATAATCATCAGTAAATCATCGGCTTGAATCTTAATTTCATAGGAATTCACACTTTCAACTTTCCCAAGATTATCACTATTTTGATAATACACTACTTCCTGTTTGGAGCCACATGAGAAGAACAAACAAATAAAAAATAAAACTAAATTATTTTTTATTAGATATAAATATTTCATTAAATAACTTTTTTTTTTCGAATGCGAATATAAAAAAAAACTTTCACTAAGGGATAAATATCCCAATTAAAAAGCTCTTTCTAATTAAAACTTAACAGCTAATTTTGTCTAAGACCTCATAATTAGAATTCATACTCTTATATTCAGGAATGATGAACTTCATTTTGGCAACAATATTCTTATTGTCAAACGAATTAGCAATTTGAATTAATTCCTCAATATTCTGATGCAAAAGAGTGTATTCTTCTTGTATTTCCTGAGCAATCATTATCTTGTCATGGTAAGTAGGCAAAGTCTTAGAGGTGTCATTCAACAGTTCCTCATATAATTTTTCTCCAGGTCGCAATCCTATCTCTTGAATTTCAATTTCTTTTCCAGGAGTAAAACCCGCTAGTTTAATCATTTTATTAGCCAAATCGATAATCTTAACTGGTTTTCCCATATCAAAGATATAAATCTCACCTCCATTCCCCATCGCACCTGCTTCCAAAACCAGTTGACAAGCTTCTGGGATGGTCATAAAATACCTTATAATATCTCTATGAGTTATCGTAATCGGACCTCCTTCGGCAATTTGCTTAGTAAACAAGGGAACAACTGAACCATTAGAACCTAAAACATTACCAAAACGAGTAGTAATAAATTTAGTCCCCGCAACACCTATCGCCTTATTTTTTAAATGTAAGGATTGCACATACTTTTCTGCTATTCGTTTACTTGCTCCCATTACATTAGACGGATTAACTGCTTTATCGGTTGATATCATTACAAATTTCTCAACCTTAAATTCACAGGATAAGTCAGCTAAATTCTTAGTTCCTTGTACATTAGTATGAATGGCTTGCGAAGGATTTTTCTCCATCAAAGGCACATGTTTATAGGCCGCAGCATGAAAAACTACATCGGGATGATACTTATTAAAAACCCTTTTTAAAGCAGCGAAATTTCTAATATCTGCAACAACTGTTTTAATTTTAGATTTCAACTTTAAAGTGTCAGTCTCCAAGTTCAAATGATGCAAAGGAGTTTCTGCTTGGTCTAAAATAATCACCTTTTTAGGATTAAACCCTAATACTTGACGCGTGATTTCACTACCGATAGAACCAGCAGCTCCCGTTATCAAAATTGTTTTATCTTTCAATTGGTTTGAAATAGCCTTATTATCTAGAACAATGGGATTTCTATTTAATAAATCTTCAATTTGAATTTTCTTTATCTTTTGAGAAATCTCTTTTTGGTTTTCCCAATCAGAAATCACAGGCACATTATACACCTTATAGTTGTATTCTAGACATTGGTCTACAATAATTAATTGCTCCTGCTTTGACAAACTCTTATCGGCAAAAATTAAACCCTGTGCCCCAACACTACGCATGATGGTTGGAATTTGTTTTTTTTGTATCAAAATAGGAAGGTTCAACATCCTCTTAGTCCCATTTTGTTTGTTCTTATCTATAAAACCAACAATCTTAAAACGGGAAGGAGACTCAAACTTCAAAGCATTGGCAACCGAAATAGCATTAGCGTCAGCCCCATAAATTACAGCTCTTGTTAACCCCTCTTTATTCCCTTCTGAAAAATAAAGTTCAAAAGTTTGCTTAACAATTACTCGGTACAAAAATAAACCACAAAATGACAATACGATATTAATAAAGAAAGACGTATTTAAAAATGCTTTAGTACCATATACAAATTCATGTGTATAATTAAACACAAGAAATAATATCAATACTGAAGATTGTGAGAATAAAAGCTTCACGGCATCTATATAGGACGAATGTCTAATAATTCCCGAATAGGTTCGAAACACCCAAAAGAAAAATAGATTTGTAAAAAGCAAAATACCTACAAAACTTAATTCAGAATCAATCTTAATATAGCGCAACCCCATCCCTTTAAACAACAAATAAGTCGCTAAAAAGGCAGCAATCAAAACCGACAAATCAAAAAGCACGATAATCCATCGAGGCAGATAACTTAAGTTACAAACTCTGAATCGCAAACTTAGATTAGAAAAGTAATTTTCTAATTTAGAATTAGTAGTTGTCTTCAAATTGTTATTACTATTATTAATTAATTTTTTTTCCTGATTAGCAAAAATACAAATAAAGTTGACTTATGGAATAAACATCACAATTATTCAGGTTAACTACCAATTTTTCAATGTTTTATCCTAAAAAAATTACATTCCTTATCTCTTTAACAGACAAAAAAACAATTCCATAAGAAACCTTCATTATTTCTTAAAAAGACTTAACAGATATTCCCCATAACCTGATTTTTTTAATGGCTCTGCTAGGAGTTTCAATTCCTTATCACTAATAAAACCTTGCCTCCAAGCAATCTCTTCAATACAGCCAATTTTCAATCCTTGTCTTTCTTCAATCACCTGTACAAATTGACCAGCCTGCATTAAACTGTTAAAAGTCCCCGTATCCAACCAAGCGGTTCCTCTACTTAAAATTCCTACTTTAAGTTTGCCTTGTTCTAGATACGCTTTATTTATATCTGTTATTTCATATTCTCCTCTAGCAGAGGGTTGAATTTTTTTAGCAATTGATACAACGGAATTGTCATAAAAATACAAACCAGGCACGGCATAATTCGATTTAGGTTTTAAAGGCTTCTCTTCAATTGAAACAGCTTTTAAATCCTTATCGAATTCTACCACACCATAACGTTCTGGATCAGACACATGATATGCAAAAACCACACCTCCCTCTGGATTGGTATTGGACTGCAACAATTCATGCATATTAGACCCAAAAAATATATTATCCCCCAATACCAAAGCTACAGAATCATTACCAATAAAATCTTCTCCAATGACAAAGGCTTGTGCTAATCCATTTGGAATAGGTTGCTCTGCATAACTAAACTTACAGCCAATAGCTGAACCATCCCCTAATAATCTCTTAAAATTCGGTAAATCATGAGGTGTTGATATAATTAATATTTCATTAATCCCAGCCATCATTAATGTTGACAAAGGATAATAAATCATTGGTTTATCATATACAGGCATCATCTGTTTACTCATTGCAAGAGTCAAAGGATGTAATCGTGTACCTGAACCTCCTGCCAAAATAATTCCTTTCATATCTCTACTATTATAATTTGGCCATCATTTTCTTTAAACTTTCTTTATACGGCACAATCTGAACAGCATATTTCTCTTTTATCTTGGAAGTATCCATTAATGAGAAACTAGGCCTTTGTGCTGGTGTAGGATAACTAGAAGTTGGAATTCCATTAACTTCACAAGAAAGTTGCGCAATTTCCTTTATATCTTTGGCAAATTCATACCAACTGATTTCTCCTGCATTAGAGTAATGATAGAGTCCTGATTCCCATTTCCCACTATTCAAAATGGTAAAAATGGCCTGGGCTAAATCAGCGGCATAGGTTGGTGCACCTATTTGATCAATGACCACTCCAATTGCTTTTCTTTCTCTCATTAATCGCAACATGGTTTTCACAAAATTATTACCAAATTCTGAATACACCCATGCCGTTCGAATAATGATACTATCTGGACAAAGAGAAGCACAAGCTTGCTCTCCTGCCAACTTGGTAACTCCATAAACACTTTGAGGATTCGGCACATCTTCTTCGGTATAAGCAATAGGAGAGTTTCCATCAAAAACATAATCGGTGGAAATATGGATTAGTTTTGATTGATTATCATGACATAATTTCGCCAAAGTAGCTACTGCCAAATGATTCACAACATTAGCAGTTACGCTATCTTCTTCCGCTTTATCCACTGCAGTATAGGCTGCACAATTGATAACAATATTGGGCTGAATTTTTTCGAAATTAGCTATAATCACAGATTCATCATCCAAAGGAAAATCAACAATATCCGTAAATACAAATTCAAAATCAGAATATTGAGATGCTAAAACTTGTATCTCAGACCCCAACTGCCCATTGGCTCCTGTTACTAAAATCTTTTCCATTAAAACTGACTGTTACATTCTGCAAAACTTGGCAATACCTTATCTTTTTCAGAAACAATGGCATCTTTTAAATCCATTCCCCAATCGATATTTAGGGTCGAATCATCAAACCGAATACCACCTTCACTTTCTTTATGATAAAACTGATCACATTTATACAACACGATAGCGGTATCACTCAAAACCGAAAAACCATGCGCAAAGCCTTGGGGAACTAACAACTGCTTCTTATTCTCTGCTGTTAAAACAATACTATACGATTGTCCGTAAGTAGGTGAGTCTTTGCGTAAATCAACCGCCACATCTAGGATTTCACCTTCTAATACTCTAACTAATTTCGTTTGAGCATAAGGAGGGTTTTGATAGTGCAGCCCTCTTAATGTTCCTTTTTGAGAAAAAGATTGATTGTCCTGAACAAAATCAAAATTAATCCCTAATTCTTTTAGTTTATTAGCATTAAAAGACTCCATAAAATATCCTCTTTCGTCGGCAAAAACGGTTGGAGTTAAAATTACTAAATCTTTAATATCGGTAGTTTCTAAATTCATTTTTATTGTTCGTTATTAAACCCTGCTGCGAAATTAATCTAAAATAATGCTATTTGTCCTATTAAATTTAAAACTAATGTGATTTTAAATAAATTATCCGCTTGGGATGTGAATTTTTAGCTCAAAAAAGGAATGAAAATGACGTCATCTTATCAAATAGAACTATGTCTGCCCTGAATGTATCAAAGGGTAAAAGTCCATATTTACAAAAAAACAAATCAAATGCCTATTGTCAGGCTAAGCTGAACTTGTCCTAAATTACCTAAAAACAAATCCTAATCCACCCTAAAAAAACTACTAATCACCCTTTCAATTCTTTCCTTTTCATTAACTGTCAAATTTGAACTAGAGGGTAAGCATAAGCCTTTCTCAAATAAAGACTGAGAAACTGCATTCCCATAATAAGGATAATTTTCAAAAACGGGTTGTAAATGCATCGGTTTCCATAACGGACGCGATTCAACATTCTCTTGTTCAAAAACCAACCGCAATCCTTCTGCACTGATTCCTAATTCGGGATTAGGTTCTACTAGTATAGTAGTCAACCAATAATTTGAATGAAAATCTTCATTCGGAACAGTAAAAACAGTTACTGAAGGAATTTCAGCAAACAAAGACACATAAAATTCATGCATTTTACGACGTAAAGTTACATGCCTGTCCAACACCTGTATTTGACCTCTTCCTATAGCCGCACAAATATTAGACATCCTATAATTATATCCAATTTCGCTGTGCTGATAATGAGCCGCTAGATCACGAGATTGAGTAGCGTAAAAAACTGCTTTTTCTTTTATTTCTTTGGACTTGCTAATGACAGCACCGCCACCAGAAGTCGTAATAATTTTATTGCCATTAAAAGACAAAACTCCTAAAGCTCCAAAAGTACCACAAAGTTGGCCTTTATAACTACTTCCTAAAGCTTCGGCCGCATCTTCCAAAACTGGGATTTCATACTCATTAGCTACTCTATGAATGGCCTCTATGTGGTATGGAACCCCATATAAGTGAACTGCAATAATGGCTTTTGGTTTTTTACCTTTTGCTATCCTCTCCTTGATTGCTTTTTCTAAAGCGTTGGGACATAGATTCCAGGTTTCAGCTTCACTATCTATAAATACAGGAGTGGCTCCTTGGTATAAAATGGGATTGGCTGAAGCCGAAAAAGTAAAACTTTGACATAGTACCTCATCACCGGCTTGGACTCCAAGCAAAACCAATCCTAAATGAATGGCTGAAGTACCCGAATTTAAGCCTGCGACAAAGGAACCTTGTCCTAAATACTGTTCCAAGTCTTCTTCAAATCCATTTACTTGTTCCCCTCCTGTCGAAATTGAATTTTGCAACAAGGCCTCCTGAATATAACCGTTTTCGGCTCCTCCTTGATGTGAGGTGGAAAGATAGATCCTAGATTTATTCATTTAATTGCCAAGTATCTTTATCAAAACGAACATCGTCTTCTTTTACCCTACTTAATGGTAAAGTAGAAAATGAAATTAATTTGGAATCTTTCTCCAAAGCTACAATCGCATTAGCATAGCCTGCTGGTATATGCAAAACCTTAGATTCGGAGGCTTGCAACACAACCGATTCTACTTTTAAATCTTTAGAAGGATTCATCCAATCATCAATTGCCACAAAACCAATTTGGAAAGAACCTGATACGCAATAAAAATTTTTACAATCTAGCTTATGACCTTGCCAAGCACGAACGGGATTTTCATCTGAATTGGTAATCACATAAAATCTCTCAATTCCATCAAATTTAAAATCATTTACAAATGCCACCGAACCACGATAGTCTTCAAATCTATCGCCTTGAATAACTTGAACATTCATTATTTTTACTATTATATTGAATACAACTGGACACCGTCCATGGATTAAAGACCATTTCCAAAACCACTTCGACAAGCTCAGTGTGACAATAGTGGAATTATTTCTTAACAAACAAAACCTTCTACCTACCGAAGTCCCTTTAACAACAAATCCTTAATAAAAACCTCTTTGTCAGACTGAGCTTAACCTGCCCTGAGTGTATCGATAGCTCGAAGTCCATTTCCAAAACCACTTCGACAAGCTCAGTGTGACAATAGTGGAATAATTTCTTAACAAACAAAAACCTTCTACCTATCGAAGACCCCTTTAACAACAAATCCTGAATAAAAACCTCTTTGTCAGACTGAGCTTAGCCTGCCCTGAGTGTATCGAAGGGTCGAAGTCCCCTTTAACAACAAATCCTGAATAAAAACCTCTTTGTCAGACTGAGCTTAGCCTGCCCTGAGTATATCGAAGGGTCGAAGTCCATTTTAACAACAAATCCTAAATAAAAACCTCTTTGTCAGACTGTGCTTAGCCTGCCCTGAGTGTATCGAAGGGTCGAAGTCCCCTTTAACAACAAATCCTGAATAAAAACCTCTTTGTCAGACTGAGCTTGTCGAAGTCCCTTTTTACAACAAATTTCAAATAAAAAACCAATTAAATCGCTAAACGTTTCTGACCCTTTTTAACAAATAAAACTTAACGGTATAGAGTGCAAATAATGGAATTAAAACCATAACGATTAAAGCAATATCAGGAATGCGTTGGTATCCCCAAAACACAAAAGCTGAAACTGCAATTT is from Flavobacterium sp. NG2 and encodes:
- the rfbC gene encoding dTDP-4-dehydrorhamnose 3,5-epimerase; the encoded protein is MNLETTDIKDLVILTPTVFADERGYFMESFNANKLKELGINFDFVQDNQSFSQKGTLRGLHYQNPPYAQTKLVRVLEGEILDVAVDLRKDSPTYGQSYSIVLTAENKKQLLVPQGFAHGFSVLSDTAIVLYKCDQFYHKESEGGIRFDDSTLNIDWGMDLKDAIVSEKDKVLPSFAECNSQF
- a CDS encoding DegT/DnrJ/EryC1/StrS family aminotransferase → MNKSRIYLSTSHQGGAENGYIQEALLQNSISTGGEQVNGFEEDLEQYLGQGSFVAGLNSGTSAIHLGLVLLGVQAGDEVLCQSFTFSASANPILYQGATPVFIDSEAETWNLCPNALEKAIKERIAKGKKPKAIIAVHLYGVPYHIEAIHRVANEYEIPVLEDAAEALGSSYKGQLCGTFGALGVLSFNGNKIITTSGGGAVISKSKEIKEKAVFYATQSRDLAAHYQHSEIGYNYRMSNICAAIGRGQIQVLDRHVTLRRKMHEFYVSLFAEIPSVTVFTVPNEDFHSNYWLTTILVEPNPELGISAEGLRLVFEQENVESRPLWKPMHLQPVFENYPYYGNAVSQSLFEKGLCLPSSSNLTVNEKERIERVISSFFRVD
- a CDS encoding WxcM-like domain-containing protein produces the protein MNVQVIQGDRFEDYRGSVAFVNDFKFDGIERFYVITNSDENPVRAWQGHKLDCKNFYCVSGSFQIGFVAIDDWMNPSKDLKVESVVLQASESKVLHIPAGYANAIVALEKDSKLISFSTLPLSRVKEDDVRFDKDTWQLNE